A genomic stretch from Haloarchaeobius amylolyticus includes:
- the purB gene encoding adenylosuccinate lyase, which yields MPNPLSAVSPLDGRYAGRTRPLAPYASESALMRARVQVEVEYLVALADLDATPLSIDAEQRAELRSLYEDWDEEDADLVKTIETDGYGEFSATNHDVKAVEYYVRLNLPEGLDAAQWIHFGLTSEDVNNLAHRLLVSGAVEEVLLPELDALVDQLTEMAREYRDLPMLAHTHGQPATPTTWGKEVAVYAARLGRTRARLAGAVDSLAGKLGGASGTYAAHVAAYPDVDWRAFAREFVTDLGLSFSPVTTQVNPCDDLAEVFDAARGVNNVLLDMDRDMWLYVSKRYLGQEAVEGETGSSTMPHKVNPIDFENSEGNLSKANADLTFLADYVTTSRLQRDLSDSTVKRNIGAAFAHCLIGYTKAQNGLGKVVPNEQVMREDLHETPEIIGEAVQTILRREGDTAAYERVKELTRGKRVTIEDFYDLFDDLDVSEDVREELKALTPEGYVGVGADLVDELE from the coding sequence ATGCCGAATCCGCTCTCTGCCGTCTCGCCGCTCGACGGCCGCTACGCCGGTCGCACCCGACCCCTCGCACCCTACGCCAGCGAGTCCGCGCTGATGCGCGCTCGCGTGCAGGTCGAGGTCGAGTACCTCGTCGCGCTCGCCGACCTCGACGCGACACCGCTGTCCATCGACGCCGAGCAGCGCGCCGAGTTGCGCTCGCTCTACGAGGACTGGGACGAGGAGGACGCTGACCTCGTGAAGACCATCGAGACCGACGGCTACGGCGAGTTCAGCGCCACGAACCACGACGTGAAGGCGGTGGAGTACTACGTCCGCCTGAACCTGCCGGAGGGCCTCGACGCCGCCCAGTGGATCCACTTCGGGCTCACCAGCGAGGACGTGAACAACCTCGCACACCGCCTGCTCGTCTCGGGCGCGGTCGAGGAGGTCCTGCTCCCCGAACTCGACGCCCTCGTGGACCAGCTCACCGAGATGGCCCGGGAGTACCGCGACCTGCCGATGCTCGCACACACCCACGGCCAGCCCGCGACGCCGACGACCTGGGGCAAGGAGGTCGCGGTGTACGCGGCCCGGCTCGGTCGGACCCGGGCCCGGCTGGCGGGCGCCGTGGACTCCCTCGCCGGCAAGCTCGGCGGTGCCTCCGGCACCTACGCCGCCCACGTCGCGGCCTATCCCGACGTGGACTGGCGCGCCTTCGCCCGCGAGTTCGTCACCGACCTGGGCCTCTCGTTCTCCCCGGTCACCACGCAGGTCAACCCCTGTGACGACCTCGCCGAGGTGTTCGACGCGGCCCGCGGCGTCAACAACGTCCTGCTCGACATGGACCGCGACATGTGGCTCTACGTCTCGAAGCGCTACCTCGGGCAGGAGGCCGTCGAGGGCGAGACCGGCTCCTCGACCATGCCGCACAAGGTCAACCCCATCGACTTCGAGAACAGCGAGGGCAACCTCTCGAAGGCGAACGCCGACCTCACCTTCCTCGCGGACTACGTCACGACCTCGCGCCTCCAGCGCGACCTCTCCGATTCGACGGTCAAGCGCAACATCGGCGCCGCCTTCGCGCACTGCCTCATCGGCTACACCAAGGCCCAGAACGGGCTCGGGAAGGTCGTCCCGAACGAGCAGGTCATGCGCGAGGACCTGCACGAGACGCCGGAAATCATCGGGGAAGCGGTGCAGACCATCCTCCGGCGAGAGGGCGACACGGCGGCCTACGAGCGCGTGAAGGAACTCACCCGGGGCAAGCGCGTCACCATCGAGGACTTCTACGACCTCTTCGACGACCTCGACGTCAGCGAGGACGTGCGCGAGGAGCTGAAGGCGCTGACGCCGGAGGGTTACGTCGGCGTCGGGGCAGACCTCGTGGACGAGCTGGAGTGA